One genomic segment of Capricornis sumatraensis isolate serow.1 chromosome X, serow.2, whole genome shotgun sequence includes these proteins:
- the LOC138071860 gene encoding melanoma-associated antigen B2-like, protein MPRGQKSKHRAREKRRQARAETQGLHDQATTSGGEETTSSSPPDSESGPSSSSAAGTSKGPQGAQGNTSAAAGAIHKRSGVGRAAHSRSGVGAEGQVQEGENSSQASAAAGSSHTDLLTWKAEVLVQYMLCKYTMRALIKRSEMLKAVTRRYREQFPKILSRASEHMELVFGLVLKEVRPNSHCYTLVSNLDLSDSESMRGDWGLPKNGLLMPLLGVIYLNGNHAPEEKIWKFLNMLGIYDGRSHFIFGEPRKLITEDLVREGYLEYRQVPSSDPPHYEFLWGPKLLTETSKMKVLQFLAKVKDSGHTAFLPQYEEAWREEVESTGDRGAARAGPSPSLRPGTAASAAAGPSASARPGTAPSPLLALLLRPSLALLPQPLLALLLHPGLALHPQPLLALLLRPGLALHPQPLPALLLQPGLALHPQLLLGLQL, encoded by the exons ATGCCTCGTGGGCAGAAGAGTAAGCACCGTGCTCGTGAGAAACGTCGCCAGGCCCGGGCTGAGACCCAGGGTCTTCATGATCAGGCTACCACATCTGGGGGAGAAGagaccacctcctcctcccctcctgattCAGAGAGCGGTCCCTCAAGCTCGTCTGCTGCTGGCACCTCCAAGGGGCCTCAGGGAGCCCAAGGCAACACCAGCGCTGCTGCAGGTGCTATACACAAAAGATCTGGTGTCGGGCGCGCAGCACACTCGAGATCTGGTGTAGGGGCCGAGGGCCAAGTTCAGGAAGGGGAAAATTCCTCCCAGGCCTCAGCTGCTGCTGGGAGCTCTCATACAGATCTTCTGACCTGGAAGGCAGAGGTGTTGGTTCAGTACATGCTGTGTAAGTATACGATGAGGGCGCTCATTAAGAGGTCTGAAATGCTGAAGGCAGTCACTAGAAGGTACAGGGAACAATTCCCTAAGATCCTTAGCAGGGCCTCTGAGCACATGGAGCTGGTGTTTGGCCTGGTGCTGAAGGAAGTCAGGCCCAACAGTCACTGCTATACCCTGGTGAGCAACCTAGATCTCAGCGACAGTGAGTCTATGAGAGGTGACTGGGGGCTGCCGAAGAATGGTCTTCTGATGCCTCTGCTGGGTGTCATCTACCTGAATGGCAACCACGCCCCTGAggagaagatctggaagttcctgaATATGCTGGGCATCTATGATGGGAGAAGTCACTTCATCTTTGGAGAGCCCAGGAAGCTCATCACAGAAGATCTGGTGCGGGAAGGGTATCTGGAGTACCGCCAGGTGCCCAGCAGTGATCCCCCTCactatgagttcctgtggggtcctaAATTGCTGACAGAAACCAGCAAGATGAAAGTCCTGCAGTTTTTGGCCAAGGTCAAGGATTCGGGTCATACTGCCTTCCTGCCACAGTATGAGGAGGCTTGGAGAGAGGAGGTAGAGAGCACCGGAGACAGAGGGGCAGCCAGGGCTGGCCCTTCTCCCTCACTCAGGCCTGGCACTGCTGCCTCAGccgctgctggcccttctgcttcaGCCAGGCCTGGCACTGCACCCTCA ccgctgctggcccttctgcttcgaccaagcctggcattgctgcctcagccgctgctggcccttctgcttcaTCCTGGCCTGGCACTGCACCCTCAGccgctgctggcccttctgcttcgGCCAGGCTTGGCACTGCACCCTCAGCCGCTGCCGGCCCTTCTGCTTCAGCCTGGCCTGGCACTGCACCCTCAGCTGCTGCTGGGCCTTCAGCTTTGA